The nucleotide sequence GTTTTGGAGCaatactaggcaatattaagtctcagaccttgacttttgccgacgatggttgctatcctatctgagtccctggaggcacttgtggcggctcttgatgcatttgggcaatgaggcgaagcccctaggcttagaggtctcctggaccaagaccaagattcaggactttgggggcctgttaggggaacccgttcagtcgatccatgcttgcggccaaaggacgttgaagtcacagaaagttttaacataccttggtagcgtagtccatatctctgggctgtcagaccaggaagtcagtagacggattggtctggcaacaggagccatgaactcgatcacaagaaGCGTTTggagagatgtcggtacctatgcagaagaccaagctgcggtctttcaaggccttgataactgccagttttgctctatggaagcgaaacctggacgcttttccagtgtcttggagtctcgccttgatgccttttgtaacaagtcccttcgcagggatcatggagtacagttggcaggacgcgtgtccaacggcggttacactgtgagtctggcatgggacctgttactgcataatccgggatcgccaactcaggctatatccCCACCTAGctggtttccctgtggacgaccctgccccatcaggttgtctctctgcgaggacaaccctgggtgggggagactGTGGGAGACCTAGGAATCATGGCTtgggggcagctcgacgagacctgtcgcgaggaattagagaggggccgCTGGACCTGCCTGGAGGACTCGCCTCGAGGTATCCTCGTGGCTGTTAGCGAAGGGTGGattgcggccatgcccccccctcCCNNNNNNNNNNNNNNNNNNNNNNNNNNNNNNNNNNNNNNNNNNNNNNNNNNNNNNNNNNNNNNNNNNNNNNNNNNNNNNNNNNNNNNNNNNNNNNNNNNNNtatatatatatatatatatatatataataataatatatatatattatatatatatatgtatatgtgtatatatatggatatatatatatatatatatatatatatatatgtatatatatatgtgtgtgtgtgtgtgtgtgtgtgtgtgtgcatatatacatgcatacatgcttctgtaactatatatacacaaacacgaagAACGTATATCTACGAGCACGGAGAGAAGGCCAGGCACTCACGATCTCGCAGGAGGCGAGGATGAGCGCGCCCGTCCTCAGGGAGAAGCAGCAGCAGCGATCCACCACCAGCAGAGGCTCCCCGTTGCGGCCGCGGCAACTCATGCTCGTCCTGTGGAGGGCAGCGACGGGCGTTAGTTTTGCTTTTGTACGGGGCTTCATGTTCCTTTTtcgctcttccttccttcctcgtgcTTGCTTGCTCTGTTTTAGTATCTGAGGCGTGGAGTTAGCGTTTTGAAGGTTTTATTTTAAAGGATGGagagtcacacacacattcatacatacgtacacacacagacacaaatatatatatatatatataatatatatatatatatatatatatatatatatatatatatatatatatatatatatatacatatatatatttatttatatatatatatatatataaataaatatatatatgtatatatataaatatatatatgtatatatatatatatatatatatatatatttatatatatatatatatatatatatatatatatatatatatatttgtgtctgtgtgtgtacgtatgtatgaatgtgtgtgtgactctCCATCCTTTAAAATAAAACCTTCAAAACGCTAACTCCACGCCTCAGATACTAAAACAGAGCAAGCAAgcacgaggaaggaaggaagagcgaAAAAGGAACATGAAGCCCCGTACAAAAGCAAAACTAACGCCCGTCGCTACCCTCCACAGGACGAGCATGAGTTGCCGCGGCCGCAACGGGGAGCCTCTGCTGGTGGTGGACCGCTGCTGCTGCTTCTCCCTGAGGACGGGCGCGCTCATCCTCGCCTCCTGCGAGATCGTGAGTGCCTGTCCTTCTCTCCGTGCTCGTAGATATACGTTcttcatgtttgtgtatatatagttacagaagcatgtatgcatgtatatatgcacacacacacacacacacacacacacacatatatatatacatatatatatatatatatatatatatatatatatatatacacatatatatacacatatacatatatatatatatatatatatatatatatatatatatatatatatatacatatatatatatatatatatatataatatatatatatatatatatatatatatatatatatatatatataaatatatatatacacacacacacacacacacacacacatgtatatatacacatacatatgtatgtgtatgtatacacacacacacacacacacacacacacacacacacacacacacacacacacacacacacacacacacactagacgaATCTAGAAGATtaatgaaggaatgaagaaaaacgctctagaaaaaaaaggaaagtgaaaatcaCACATGAATTCTGGAATCAatgtaaaatcagaaaaaaaatatcgttgcCTTTACTTGCGGTCAACGAGGAACCGAACGGTTCTCTCTGTTAACACtaccttgcctcgctattccacccacttcgtcgatttttcatattagtttgttcaAAGGGTAACGATACTACTTCTCTGACTGCCCATGGGAGAAAACGACCGTTCAGCTgtgccccccacccacacacaaaaaaggcatGAACCTACGATAGCACAGTTGCGACAGAGGATTTGCATAAGTTTTCATAATCTAGGCAGGTTTACCTGTTATTTCTACTGAGAAGATTAATTTGATTTTTGTTAAACAGTCACatctaagatatataaaaaaatatcaatagaaGTAAAGTTAGgcatctgattatatatatatatatatatatatatatatatatatatatatatatatatatatatatatatatatatatgtatatgtatacatatacacatataaatagatcgatagatggacagatagaaagatagacgtagatatagataagacagatgtagatatagctattgatagatatgtagacagagagatatagatacattgtATAATAAAGTGAAGAATTTCTTTTCAGATATTCCTCCTCGCCATTGTAATTCTGAATATCGTTATCCAACCAAATAAAGAAGGTACGTTTCAAcctaagatagacagagaggaagaaagacagaaaggaagagtaagtaatatatgcatacatatatatatatatatatatatatatatatatatatatatatatatatatatatatatatttatatatatatgtacatatatacatatatatatatatatatatatatatatatatatattcatatatatatatatgtatatatacttatatatatatatatatatataatatatatataaaggaagaaaaacccacaatacaaaaactagattaattttgtattgtgagtttttcttccatagaATCAACACGGAAGACTgtttttccattcacacacacacacacacacacacacacacacacacacacacacacatatatatatatatatatatatatatatatatatatatatatatatatatatatatatatatatatatatacacgtagatatatataaataaataaataaagagataaataaataaatatatatataaatatatgtatatatatatatatatatatatatatatatatatatataatatatatatatatctctatggataacaacacacacacacacacacacacacacacacacacacacacacacacacacacacacacacacacacacacacacacacacacacacacacacatacacacacacacacacacgcacacacacacacacatatatatatatatatatatatatatatatatatatatattaattatatatatatatatatatatatatatatatatatatatatatatatacatagatatatatatatatatatatatatatatatatatatatacatatatactgtatataattatgtgcatgagtacgtgtgtgtgtgtgtgtttgtatttgaatgaatatgttttattgcacaaacaaatatacatgcatgttttAGATCAATCAAACACTTCTAAGCATCCAAAATCACCGAAAGAGATACATATCAGATGCAGTCACATTGAAGTCTTATTTCCTACGATGACGATAAAGCATAGTCACGTATAACTTTAAAAAAGCATCTTTCACATCCACCAGGAGCTGCTGTTGTCGTAGAGGGGCTGCTTCACATCGGGGTGGCGAGTGTCCTCATACATGGCGTAAGAACAGTGAGTATGAAGAAGGTGTTGTAATGATATTCGTGTATATTTGATTATCAGCCTGTGCGGTTTCGATAGATGGgtttagatacatagatggacaaATGTACTTACACACGTacccagacacatacatacatactctaacCTACAGAAATcatcacacataaaacacaccacacacactcacacacacactcgcaacacacacacacacacacacacacgacccacacacacacacacacacgatacacacacacacacaacacacacacacacacacacacacaacacacacacacatatatatatatagtatatatatatatatatatataatacagacatatatatatatatatatatatatatatatatatatatataatatatcttatatatataatgtatgtatatatatatctgtattctatctattctatatgtattataatctatatatagatatatatattattcctatataaatatatatacctctatatatatctcatgaatctatatctatatatatagatatatatatatagatatatatatatatatacacccacacacatacacacacacataagtttattttatatgtatatatatgcctaatacCACACCgcatctaatattattatatatctctctatatatataaattatatattctatattaatatatatatgatatatatattcatatattatatatatatatatatatatatatattatatatatatatagatcgtgtgtggtatataggcatatattaaataaataacttatgtgtgtgtgtatgtgtgtgtgtgtatatatatatatgtatatatatatatatatataataataatatatatatatatctatataatctatctatctatcctctatttccttccatattatactcatacatatataatatatatagatatatatatatatctatattatatattatatatatatatctatgtatgtataatatatctatatatatctatatatatatatataatatgtgtgtggtgtgtggtgtgttgtgtgtttgggtgtgtgtgtgatgtgtgttgtggtggtgtgtgtgtttgttgtgtgtgtgtgtgcgtgtgtgtgtgtgtgtgttgtggtttgtttgtttagtgttgATGCATttctgtagtatgtatgtattattgtctGTGTACGTTGTGTAAGTAAATTTGTCCCTCTATGTATCTAAACCATCTATCGAAACCGCACAGGCTGTAAGCAAATATACCGAATTTTTACAACACATTCTTCATAACTCCTGTTCTTAACGCCATGTATGAGGACACTCCCACCCGATGTGAAGCAGCCCCTCTACGACAACGCAAGCTCCTGGTGGATGTGAAAGATGCTTTTTTAAAGTTATACGTGACTATGCTTTATCGTCATCGTAGGGAAATAAGACTTCAATGTGACTGCATCTGATATGTATCTCTTTCGG is from Penaeus monodon isolate SGIC_2016 chromosome 12, NSTDA_Pmon_1, whole genome shotgun sequence and encodes:
- the LOC119579675 gene encoding uncharacterized protein LOC119579675, with translation MKPRTKAKLTPVATLHRTSMSCRGRNGEPLLVVDRCCCFSLRTGALILASCEIIFLLAIVILNIVIQPNKEGAAVVVEGLLHIGVASVLIHGVRTDTPTRCEAAPLRQRKLLVDVKDAFLKLYVTMLYRHRREIRLQCDCI